The Methylocystis bryophila genome contains the following window.
GCAACGCTCGGAGACTCTCTCAGCCATGATCACCAGAAGATTCGCTCTCGCCTTCGCCGGCGCGTGGCTCGCGACGACAGCCGCCGCTCAACAGGAGCCGCACGCTTTTCCGATACGCGCTGACGACGGCGAGGCGGTCGTCAACTCCAAGATTCCCCCGGGAGTGGATCCCACGAAGGTTCCTGGTATCGTCTGGAAAGGCCCTGCAGACGCCAAGGTCTCGCTGATCGAGTATTTCGACTACAACTGTGGCTATTGTCGCGAGGCCGTCGGGGATCTCGACGCGCTGGTCGCAAACGATCCCGCCGTCCGCTTGGGCCTTGTCGATTACGCGGTGCTGTCGCCGGATTCTGCTGAGGCCGCCAAAGTCCATCAGGCGGTGCTGGCGCTGGCCGGACCCGACGTCGCCTATGACTTCCATAGGCGCTTGTTTAGTCGCCGCGGACACGCGAATGGAGCCGCGGCGCTCGCGGTCGCGCGGGAACTCGGCCTCGACTCCAAGAAGGTCGAGGAAATGGCCAACAGCGCCACCGTGCACGATGCGCTCGTCCGTCAGGCGCGCTTGGCGCAACAGCTTCGGCTGGAGGCAACGCCTTCTTTTGTCGTGGATCACGTCGCCATTCTCGGCTGGCCCGGCACGAACTCCATCAAGCGCGTGGTTGCGGAGGTCAAGAAGTGCGGGACGGCGGTCTGCCGATGACCTGCTCACAGGCGGGCTGACGCTGCGGTCCGGATCGCGCGACGCATTTACGGAATGCGTTGGATGCGCACGAGCGTGAAAAGCCCTAACGGCGCAATTCGGCGTCGCTCGACGAGCCGCATATCCGCGCGGCTCTTTAGCCAATCGTCGAAGACTTTCCAGGGGAAATGCGGGCGCCAACCGATCTGCGAACCAAAGCGCCTTCCCACCCATATTTCCAAGGCGGCGAGAGCCGGAAGCTCGGGGCTGATGCGGCCGATCGAAATAATTTCGCCGCCCGGCCTCACCACGCGCGCGACTTCGTTCAGGATCGCCGCGGGCTCCGGCGTCACGCTGAGGACATACATCAGCGCCGCGCAGCCAAAACTCGAGTCCTTGAAGCCGAGCCGGCAGGCGTCCATGCAGGCCAGTCCTTCAACCTGCGCAAGCCGTTTCCGGCGGACCCGACGTTTTGCGAGATGGAGCATGGGCTCCGACAAGTCGACGCCGACCACGCTGGCTGCGGGCGAGAAGAGGGGCAGCTCCAGGCCTGTTCCGACGCCCACGTCGAGAATGGGGCCGTCAGTTCCCGAAGCGGCGGCGGCGGCGGCGCGGCGGCCCGGCTCCAGCCATTTTGCGAAAATAAAGTCGTACATGGGCGCCCATCGAGCATAGGCGGTCTCGACGTTGTAATCGTCGCCCGGCCGCTGCTCAGCTTGGCGTTGAGACTGCGGAAACGCGCTCATTCAAGCCCTCTCGTCCAAATAAGATCTCCGGGACTCGAGCCTCAATTATCGCGCGCGGCCCGAACCGCGAGAGGGAGGCGCTGCGGGCCGCCGCAAGGGTTCAGATGGCGACGGCTTGCTCGTGCGACCGACCGGCTCAATGGGCTCCTTCACAGAAAGCTTGGCCGTCGCGGGCAGCCGTTCTTCGATTCGCTCCACCATATAAGGAAAGAAAGGGTTGGACGACATGCGCAAGAGCGCGTCCATGCTCACGATCAGCGTTCCCCTTTCGCCGCGCAGCGGCAAGGCGCCGAGGTTCACGCCAAAGTTTTCCGTGTCGTCCGGAGCCAACCCATAGAGCGAGTCGGTTAAGGGAAAAGGGAGCGCGACATGGGAGAGCGAAAAGACTCCCTTCGGATAAAACAGTCCCAAGGCGCGCGTGTGGTCGACGGTTGAGTTCGCCTCGACGACCCGCTCGACCACGTCGTCGGTCCCTTCGTCCGTGTTGGTTATCACCGTGAGCCTATACGTGCGCTGCTCGGGCGGCGCGAGCCGGGAGAGAGCCGTTTCCGCCGAGGCTCGAAGCAGCGGGCCGAATTTGGCGTTGCGATTGACGTCGAAAAGAACGAGCTCGCTCCCATTGGCGGGCAGATGCGAGTACAGCCCCGAGACGACCGCCTGCGTGCTGACCGTGAAATCCATGACCGACTGAAAGGTCAATATGGGCGCCAAGGCGGCCAAGCGTCCCTCGCGCTCGAGCCGGGAGATTTGCGTCTGCAGCGCATCGGTCAGGCGATAGGACTGGCGCGCGCCGTTTACCGGGAAAGAATTATATTTGAACGGGTTGAACTCGGGTAGCACGCTGAGCCAGGCGGCCTTTGCAAAAGCGGGCAGGTAGGCCGGCAAGCCGGCCAGGCCTGCAAATCGCGCGAAGCGCGTGATCCCCACCATCGGAGAAATCAAGATGAGGTTATCGGGACGCGCCAGTTGCTCGTTCTCGATGGCGTCCAGTGCGTATTTCAGCGCAAGAGAGCCGCCGTTCGAGAAGCCGACGATATGCAGGGGCAGAGGCTTCGGCGCGAGCCGTCGCGCCTCTCTGACGGCGAGCCGCGTCGCGGCGAGCCAGCTCTCCCAATCCGTTGCGCTGAGCGCCGCTGGCGTCGTGCCGTGCGCGGGCGCGCGGATCGCGACGACGACAAAGCCATGGTCGCGGTAGCGAGCGCCGATGTGGCGGAGGCTGTAAGGCGAGTCCGTCAGTCCGTGCAGAAGCACGACGGCGCCCACGGGCTCGCTCGGCGGCAGAAGCAGATAGGATCGGTTCCAGTCCTGCGCGAAGCTCGGCGGGTAGACGGGGCTTCGGGCGTAATAGCGATTATAGGGAACCTTGTCCTCTTCAGGCAGCGTCTCGGTGACATGCGCGC
Protein-coding sequences here:
- a CDS encoding DsbA family protein; its protein translation is MITRRFALAFAGAWLATTAAAQQEPHAFPIRADDGEAVVNSKIPPGVDPTKVPGIVWKGPADAKVSLIEYFDYNCGYCREAVGDLDALVANDPAVRLGLVDYAVLSPDSAEAAKVHQAVLALAGPDVAYDFHRRLFSRRGHANGAAALAVARELGLDSKKVEEMANSATVHDALVRQARLAQQLRLEATPSFVVDHVAILGWPGTNSIKRVVAEVKKCGTAVCR
- a CDS encoding class I SAM-dependent methyltransferase, yielding MSAFPQSQRQAEQRPGDDYNVETAYARWAPMYDFIFAKWLEPGRRAAAAAASGTDGPILDVGVGTGLELPLFSPAASVVGVDLSEPMLHLAKRRVRRKRLAQVEGLACMDACRLGFKDSSFGCAALMYVLSVTPEPAAILNEVARVVRPGGEIISIGRISPELPALAALEIWVGRRFGSQIGWRPHFPWKVFDDWLKSRADMRLVERRRIAPLGLFTLVRIQRIP
- a CDS encoding alpha/beta hydrolase yields the protein MPRLLKFILILAGVALLTFFGVRIYDSQRGLPLEPWHKFAPREMTVDELDHADWRAYLDKEAEIFQSVRAHVTETLPEEDKVPYNRYYARSPVYPPSFAQDWNRSYLLLPPSEPVGAVVLLHGLTDSPYSLRHIGARYRDHGFVVVAIRAPAHGTTPAALSATDWESWLAATRLAVREARRLAPKPLPLHIVGFSNGGSLALKYALDAIENEQLARPDNLILISPMVGITRFARFAGLAGLPAYLPAFAKAAWLSVLPEFNPFKYNSFPVNGARQSYRLTDALQTQISRLEREGRLAALAPILTFQSVMDFTVSTQAVVSGLYSHLPANGSELVLFDVNRNAKFGPLLRASAETALSRLAPPEQRTYRLTVITNTDEGTDDVVERVVEANSTVDHTRALGLFYPKGVFSLSHVALPFPLTDSLYGLAPDDTENFGVNLGALPLRGERGTLIVSMDALLRMSSNPFFPYMVERIEERLPATAKLSVKEPIEPVGRTSKPSPSEPLRRPAAPPSRGSGRAR